One segment of Aquimarina sp. BL5 DNA contains the following:
- a CDS encoding aldehyde reductase: MENKKVLLTGVTGFLGSHTAIQLLNKGYEVIGTLRNMKRANEIKQVIAKNTSNIDRLDLAEANLMDENIWSDLASEVQNIIHIASPFPRELPKNENDLIIPAKTGTLNILKAASIHGLRRVVLTSSSGAIVYGKEKSKRKGIFDENDWTDITNIKDSTPYFRSKTIAEKAAWDFIENDKSGLELTTICPGAILGPILEKDFGTSANIVIKAMDGSSPAIPKIGFDMVDVRSVADLHIRAMEVPEAAGERFVGSAGFLTFEEVASIIRKKYPNKKVPKFSLPNFAVRLFSNLDKTIKPILIDLGAERRVNNNKAIKLLDWQPISTKEAVLACAESAIKLSLV, from the coding sequence ATGGAAAATAAAAAAGTACTATTAACCGGAGTAACTGGTTTTCTAGGCTCTCATACTGCTATTCAATTACTTAATAAAGGATATGAAGTTATAGGAACCTTGAGAAATATGAAAAGAGCCAATGAGATCAAGCAAGTCATCGCAAAAAACACTTCTAATATTGACAGACTGGATTTAGCTGAAGCTAATTTAATGGATGAAAACATATGGAGTGATCTAGCAAGCGAAGTTCAGAATATAATACATATTGCTTCCCCTTTTCCTCGGGAATTACCTAAAAATGAGAATGATCTTATTATCCCTGCTAAAACCGGCACCCTAAATATACTAAAAGCAGCCTCTATACACGGACTTAGAAGAGTTGTTCTCACTTCCTCTTCTGGGGCTATTGTTTATGGAAAGGAAAAATCAAAACGAAAAGGTATTTTTGATGAGAATGATTGGACAGATATTACAAATATTAAAGATTCTACTCCTTATTTCAGAAGTAAAACAATCGCAGAAAAAGCTGCCTGGGATTTTATAGAAAATGACAAAAGCGGATTAGAATTAACAACTATTTGTCCTGGAGCTATTTTGGGACCAATACTGGAAAAAGATTTTGGCACCTCCGCCAATATTGTTATCAAAGCTATGGATGGCAGTTCTCCTGCGATTCCAAAGATTGGTTTTGATATGGTAGATGTCAGATCAGTAGCCGATTTACACATCAGAGCTATGGAAGTTCCTGAAGCAGCTGGAGAGCGGTTTGTTGGCTCTGCCGGATTTTTGACCTTTGAAGAAGTAGCATCAATAATACGTAAAAAATATCCAAATAAGAAAGTTCCTAAATTTTCCTTGCCAAATTTTGCGGTACGATTATTTTCCAATCTTGATAAAACCATAAAACCTATACTAATTGATCTAGGTGCAGAAAGAAGAGTTAACAATAATAAAGCAATAAAACTCTTGGATTGGCAACCTATTTCTACGAAAGAAGCGGTGTTAGCTTGCGCTGAAAGTGCCATAAAATTAAGTTTAGTGTAA
- a CDS encoding DUF2306 domain-containing protein: MYPFIYFFIDRKFGLLNSKSHELLADNLWNIAFYSHIILGGIALLIDWVQFSRTIRSNGLGLHKFLGEVYIIAVLISGTSGV; the protein is encoded by the coding sequence TTGTACCCTTTCATTTACTTTTTTATTGATCGAAAATTTGGGTTACTCAACTCTAAAAGCCACGAACTTCTTGCAGATAACTTATGGAATATAGCATTCTATAGTCATATAATTTTAGGTGGTATTGCATTATTAATCGATTGGGTGCAATTTAGTCGCACTATCCGTTCTAATGGATTAGGTTTGCATAAGTTTCTTGGTGAAGTCTATATCATTGCTGTTTTGATTAGCGGAACTTCAGGTGTTTAG
- a CDS encoding Arc family DNA binding domain-containing protein, translated as MSKKKSFVLRISPETFKLIEKWADDEFRSVNGQLEWMIHKSLKDAKRLKSKKRDDDTSDEK; from the coding sequence ATGAGTAAGAAAAAATCATTTGTCCTTAGAATATCCCCAGAAACTTTTAAGTTAATCGAAAAATGGGCAGATGATGAGTTTCGTAGCGTTAACGGACAATTAGAATGGATGATTCATAAAAGTCTTAAAGATGCTAAACGTTTAAAATCGAAAAAAAGAGATGATGATACTTCGGATGAAAAATAA
- a CDS encoding SPFH domain-containing protein — MKKEKSLKASNGYLMILILLLVIGGTIFGFAISKNPLFLISIFAIILLIKGFFIVNPNSSKVMVLFGAYKGTVKENGFFWANPFYTKQRISLRARNFYSERVKVNDKIGNPILINVILVWKVSDTYKAAFDVDHYEDFVRVQTDAAVRKLAGSYPYDNFAEGEVEVTLLSGMDEVNEALENEITERLLMAGIEVMEARIGYLAYAPEIASSMLKRQQAVAIVAARKKIVEGAVGMVEDALIQLSEDKIIDFDDDKKASMVSNLMVVLCGDKEATPVINTGTLHS; from the coding sequence ATGAAAAAAGAGAAAAGTTTAAAAGCAAGTAATGGTTATTTAATGATTCTTATATTGTTATTGGTAATAGGAGGTACAATTTTTGGTTTTGCGATTAGTAAGAATCCTTTATTTTTGATTTCTATATTTGCTATAATTTTACTTATTAAAGGTTTCTTTATAGTAAATCCAAATAGCTCGAAGGTAATGGTCCTTTTTGGAGCTTATAAAGGAACTGTTAAGGAAAACGGATTCTTTTGGGCTAATCCCTTTTACACAAAACAAAGAATTTCATTAAGAGCAAGGAACTTTTATAGTGAGCGAGTAAAAGTGAATGATAAAATTGGTAATCCGATTTTGATTAATGTAATTTTGGTGTGGAAAGTAAGTGATACGTATAAAGCAGCATTCGACGTGGATCATTATGAAGATTTTGTAAGAGTCCAAACAGATGCCGCAGTTAGAAAATTAGCAGGTTCTTATCCCTATGATAACTTTGCTGAAGGGGAAGTTGAAGTCACACTACTATCTGGTATGGATGAAGTGAATGAGGCTTTGGAAAATGAAATTACTGAACGATTATTGATGGCTGGAATAGAGGTTATGGAAGCTAGAATTGGATATTTAGCTTATGCTCCGGAAATAGCCAGTTCAATGTTAAAGAGACAGCAAGCCGTAGCTATAGTTGCTGCGCGTAAAAAGATAGTAGAAGGAGCAGTTGGAATGGTAGAGGATGCTTTGATTCAGTTATCTGAAGATAAAATTATTGATTTTGATGATGATAAGAAAGCATCTATGGTAAGCAATTTAATGGTAGTATTGTGTGGTGATAAGGAGGCTACTCCTGTTATTAATACAGGAACATTACATTCATAA
- a CDS encoding Hsp20/alpha crystallin family protein, protein MSLVKRTDRLPFILDDILNTDWFGGTSNGQKIGFNTPAVNVKESDNDFVIELAAPGLVKKDFNIELDNEVLTISSEVKKETTEEKDNYTRKEFGYSAFKRSFTLPDTVDIVDILASYDNGILSVKLPKKEEAKVQPKRLIEIS, encoded by the coding sequence ATGAGTTTAGTAAAAAGAACAGACAGATTACCATTTATTCTTGATGATATTCTTAATACAGATTGGTTCGGCGGAACTAGTAATGGACAAAAAATTGGTTTTAATACACCTGCTGTAAATGTAAAAGAATCTGACAATGATTTTGTAATCGAGCTAGCCGCTCCGGGATTAGTCAAAAAAGATTTTAATATAGAATTAGATAATGAGGTATTAACGATTTCTTCTGAAGTTAAAAAAGAAACTACTGAAGAAAAAGATAATTACACTAGAAAAGAATTTGGCTACAGTGCATTTAAGCGTTCATTTACCTTACCGGATACTGTAGATATTGTTGATATTTTAGCTTCTTATGATAATGGAATTTTATCAGTAAAACTTCCTAAAAAAGAAGAAGCAAAGGTGCAACCTAAGAGATTGATAGAGATTTCATAA
- a CDS encoding TerB family tellurite resistance protein, protein MYSKEEKLSLLSEMIEFAKADKKIKDEEYNFILAVASQLGITEEEIGYLVRNNAEKKNLQPESQRILQFHRLVLLMNVDQETTQTEIHKIREMGLHMGLRSEAIDTVLKEMHNYPNKVIPPKELITIFTRFYN, encoded by the coding sequence ATGTATAGTAAGGAAGAGAAATTAAGCTTATTGTCAGAAATGATAGAATTCGCAAAGGCTGATAAGAAAATAAAAGATGAGGAGTATAATTTTATTTTAGCGGTAGCATCACAGTTAGGAATAACAGAAGAAGAAATTGGTTATTTAGTACGTAACAATGCAGAAAAGAAAAATCTTCAGCCAGAATCACAAAGAATACTGCAATTTCATAGATTGGTTTTGTTGATGAATGTAGATCAGGAAACAACTCAAACAGAAATCCATAAGATTAGAGAAATGGGATTGCATATGGGATTGCGATCTGAGGCTATAGATACTGTTTTAAAAGAAATGCATAACTACCCTAATAAGGTGATTCCACCAAAGGAATTGATTACAATTTTTACTAGATTTTATAACTAG
- a CDS encoding DUF1456 family protein, whose amino-acid sequence MGLTNNDIFKKLRVAHKLRDDDIVKICSLVDFKVTKSELGAIFRNENHPKYMECGDQILRNFLNGLVIHLRGPMPAKKDNPPGNKKV is encoded by the coding sequence ATGGGATTAACTAACAACGATATTTTTAAGAAATTACGAGTGGCTCACAAATTACGTGATGATGATATTGTAAAAATCTGCTCGTTGGTAGATTTTAAGGTCACCAAAAGTGAACTTGGAGCTATTTTCAGAAACGAAAATCATCCTAAATACATGGAATGTGGCGATCAAATCCTACGTAATTTCTTAAATGGACTTGTAATCCATCTTAGAGGACCTATGCCTGCAAAAAAAGATAATCCACCAGGAAATAAGAAAGTATAA
- a CDS encoding class I SAM-dependent methyltransferase, producing the protein MLTKQEKQIFREELFRHLDGIAVAPVAYSLFKTKVTDYIILHKTITISEIAKEFQGNEGYLNVGLRMLSSQGWLDYNIKKNTPIVSVNQHTGIAFDHFHLYEGVVDLLEYSGKFHRRKFELEPFQKLEKLFKFYQNRLELPVPEDQLTHTIQNQILKHVEGILVGPTIVHLGMGGMFHKYFMEASFSADEYHRFPESFDTILSFLSYLGWFHKNKENYTFTNKGLFFAKRATAYGVTVSYIPMFRQIDDLLFGNPKVLWNPALHTNEIHVDREMNVWGSGGAHTTYFKKIDEIIISLFNKPLDEQPKGILDMGCGNGAFLIHLFEIIASKTLRGKHLDDYPLFLVGADYNKAALKVTRANLIQADIWAKVIWGDISDPDLLEKDLKENYKIELKDLLSVRTFLDHNRIWSEPIATLNAPSNSTGAFAFRGKLLHNDDVERNLKDHFKKWAPHISKFGLIVIELHTIPPAIAAKNIGNTAATAYDATHGFSDQYILEIDSFIKIIKEVGLESNPDYFSKFPNSDLATVSINYIKGK; encoded by the coding sequence ATGCTCACAAAACAGGAAAAACAAATATTCCGAGAAGAACTATTTAGGCATTTAGACGGAATTGCAGTCGCACCGGTAGCATATTCTTTATTCAAAACGAAGGTTACTGATTATATAATCCTGCATAAAACCATAACTATATCAGAAATTGCTAAAGAATTTCAAGGAAATGAAGGATATCTGAATGTAGGGTTACGAATGTTATCCTCACAAGGATGGCTAGACTATAATATTAAAAAAAACACTCCTATTGTTTCCGTAAACCAACACACAGGAATAGCTTTTGATCATTTTCATTTGTATGAAGGTGTTGTTGATCTTCTTGAATATTCTGGTAAATTCCACAGGAGAAAATTCGAATTAGAACCGTTTCAAAAGTTAGAAAAACTATTTAAATTCTATCAGAATAGATTAGAGCTACCTGTTCCTGAAGATCAACTGACACACACTATACAAAATCAAATCCTTAAACACGTAGAAGGTATTCTGGTAGGACCTACGATAGTACACCTTGGAATGGGTGGAATGTTCCATAAATATTTTATGGAAGCATCTTTTAGCGCAGATGAGTATCATCGCTTTCCAGAGAGTTTCGACACTATACTCTCCTTCTTAAGTTATTTAGGATGGTTCCATAAAAACAAAGAAAACTACACATTCACCAATAAAGGACTATTTTTTGCTAAAAGAGCGACTGCATATGGAGTGACAGTGTCTTATATCCCTATGTTTAGGCAAATAGACGATTTATTATTTGGCAACCCCAAAGTTTTATGGAATCCTGCTCTTCATACTAATGAAATCCACGTAGATCGCGAAATGAACGTTTGGGGAAGTGGTGGCGCTCATACCACTTACTTCAAAAAAATTGACGAGATTATCATCAGCTTATTCAACAAACCATTAGACGAACAACCTAAAGGCATATTAGATATGGGATGTGGAAATGGTGCTTTTTTGATCCATCTTTTTGAGATTATAGCATCTAAAACATTAAGAGGAAAACATCTGGATGATTATCCTTTATTTTTGGTTGGCGCTGATTATAATAAAGCAGCTCTTAAAGTTACCAGAGCTAACTTGATTCAAGCAGACATCTGGGCTAAAGTAATCTGGGGTGATATTAGTGATCCTGATCTCCTAGAAAAAGATTTAAAAGAAAACTATAAAATTGAACTAAAAGATCTGTTATCGGTAAGAACTTTTCTGGACCATAATAGAATCTGGAGCGAGCCTATAGCAACATTAAATGCACCAAGCAACTCCACGGGAGCATTTGCCTTTAGAGGAAAGTTATTACATAATGATGACGTAGAACGCAACCTGAAAGATCATTTTAAAAAGTGGGCTCCGCATATCTCTAAATTTGGATTGATTGTTATAGAACTGCATACTATCCCACCTGCTATTGCTGCTAAAAACATAGGCAATACCGCTGCCACTGCTTATGATGCGACTCACGGGTTTTCTGACCAATATATTTTGGAAATAGACTCTTTTATTAAAATTATTAAAGAAGTGGGACTAGAAAGTAACCCTGATTATTTTTCTAAATTCCCTAATTCTGATTTAGCAACCGTTAGTATAAATTATATCAAAGGGAAATAA
- a CDS encoding PAS domain-containing protein: MKEFEGYDIMMAEYYGANSALILPLSSWEFYGEHNWFFNSFKKDLDSLSKITKKWDFENVYHNELVNKQSVIVVTNPDLEIVYATHNIEKMSGYTSDEVIGNSPKMFQGEETDPKISNVIRMAIQKQEPFEVSIVNYKKDKSTYLCHIKGFPVRDKRGRLVNYIAFEQAA, from the coding sequence ATGAAAGAGTTTGAGGGTTATGACATCATGATGGCAGAATATTATGGTGCTAATTCAGCACTTATTTTGCCACTATCTTCTTGGGAGTTTTATGGAGAACATAACTGGTTTTTTAATAGTTTTAAGAAAGACCTTGATTCTTTGAGTAAAATTACCAAAAAGTGGGATTTTGAAAATGTTTATCATAATGAGTTGGTGAATAAACAATCAGTCATAGTTGTAACCAATCCTGATCTCGAAATAGTATATGCGACTCATAACATAGAAAAAATGAGTGGATATACTTCTGATGAAGTTATAGGTAACTCTCCTAAAATGTTTCAGGGTGAAGAAACTGATCCTAAAATATCTAATGTTATAAGAATGGCTATACAAAAACAAGAACCTTTTGAGGTTTCCATTGTCAATTATAAAAAAGATAAATCTACTTATTTATGTCATATCAAGGGCTTCCCTGTTCGTGATAAGCGTGGTAGGCTTGTTAATTATATAGCTTTCGAGCAGGCTGCGTAG
- a CDS encoding TonB-dependent receptor domain-containing protein, giving the protein MRLRDCNVVIFFLLITTVVSAQYTINGVVKNQSDQPVQGAEVYNRTTGEQTITKVDGSFEFTELSEGSYFLSVFSFDYEILEQEITISKDTEIKLVLNLLGEELSEVIVTQRREKVFGLKQLKPVEGTAIYAGKKSEVVLLSNVQGNLASNNARQIYAQVAGLNIYENSSGGLQLNIGGRGLDPNRTANFNTRQNGYDISADVLGYPESYYTPPAEAIEEIQVVRGAASLQYGTQFGGLLNFKMKRPNPNKKIELVSRQTLGSYNLFTSFNSLGGTIGKFSYYTFFNYKKGDGFRANSEFDSKNAYFHLGYQLSDKTKLIGEFTYLDYLAKQPGGLTDTQFNIDPTFSNRTRNWFDVNWKLFSLKLEHEFSDKTDFSLNLFGLDASRSAVGFRGVPGSLNTNPITDVDEIDGSGDFVNSRDLIVDNFRNWGAEARLLTRYQLLDEESVFLIGSKYYKASNDSRQGSGGIGSGPDFNFQDEAFPDYPNQSSFDFPNVNLAVFGENIFKLSDRFSVTPGFRFEYIKTESEGTFNDVVFDNAGNPIANSIETDNRELDRSFFLFGIGSSYKISNSLEAYANVSQNYRSITFSDIRVVSPTFRVDPDIADEEGFTADIGIRGRLNNMLSYDISVFGLVYDDRIGIVFNDRAERVRGNIGDAFIYGVESFVDWNVLNTFSGDNENYRLNLFANTSFTTSEYTSSDLSGIEGNKVEFIPEVNLKAGLKFGYKNFLANVQYTYLAEQFTDVSNAAVALDGDNRNGIIGEIPSYSILDLSLSYTYKKFKLETGINNLLDESYFTQRATGYPGPGIIPSDPLTWYATLQFKW; this is encoded by the coding sequence ATGAGATTAAGGGATTGTAATGTAGTTATCTTTTTTTTATTGATAACTACTGTCGTTTCAGCGCAGTATACGATTAATGGAGTTGTAAAAAACCAAAGTGATCAACCCGTTCAAGGCGCAGAGGTTTATAATAGAACTACTGGAGAGCAAACAATAACAAAAGTAGACGGAAGTTTTGAGTTTACGGAGTTATCAGAAGGATCATACTTTCTTTCAGTTTTCAGTTTTGATTATGAGATTTTAGAACAAGAGATTACTATTAGTAAGGATACTGAGATAAAGTTGGTTCTAAACCTTTTAGGAGAAGAACTGTCGGAGGTAATTGTTACTCAGCGGAGAGAAAAGGTGTTTGGATTGAAACAATTAAAACCCGTAGAAGGAACGGCAATTTATGCAGGAAAGAAAAGTGAAGTAGTTTTGTTGAGTAATGTTCAGGGTAATTTAGCATCTAATAATGCAAGACAGATTTATGCACAAGTAGCTGGGTTAAACATTTATGAAAATAGTAGTGGAGGATTACAGCTTAATATTGGAGGGAGAGGATTGGATCCGAATCGTACTGCAAATTTTAATACGCGTCAGAATGGTTATGATATCAGTGCTGATGTGTTAGGATATCCAGAAAGTTATTATACACCACCCGCAGAAGCGATTGAAGAAATACAGGTAGTTCGTGGAGCAGCTTCTTTGCAATATGGAACACAATTCGGAGGGTTGTTAAACTTTAAAATGAAGAGGCCAAATCCGAATAAAAAAATAGAATTGGTTTCTCGTCAAACATTAGGCTCCTATAATCTTTTTACCAGTTTCAATAGTTTAGGAGGTACTATCGGAAAGTTTAGTTATTATACCTTTTTTAATTATAAAAAAGGGGATGGGTTTAGAGCTAATTCTGAATTTGATTCTAAGAACGCTTATTTCCATTTAGGATATCAGTTGTCGGATAAAACAAAGTTGATTGGAGAGTTTACATATTTAGATTATTTGGCAAAACAACCAGGAGGTTTAACAGATACGCAATTTAATATAGATCCTACATTTAGTAATAGAACCAGAAATTGGTTTGATGTAAATTGGAAATTGTTTTCGTTGAAACTAGAGCACGAATTTTCTGATAAGACTGATTTTAGTCTTAATTTATTCGGATTAGATGCTTCGAGATCTGCGGTTGGTTTTAGAGGAGTTCCAGGAAGTTTAAATACGAATCCTATTACAGATGTAGATGAAATTGATGGATCTGGTGATTTTGTAAATTCTAGGGATCTTATTGTTGATAATTTTAGGAACTGGGGAGCAGAAGCAAGGCTACTAACTAGATATCAATTATTGGATGAAGAGTCGGTTTTTCTTATTGGATCGAAATATTATAAAGCTTCTAATGATTCAAGACAAGGGTCGGGAGGTATCGGGTCAGGACCAGATTTTAATTTTCAAGATGAAGCTTTTCCTGATTATCCGAATCAGTCTTCTTTTGATTTTCCTAATGTTAACCTAGCTGTTTTTGGAGAGAACATATTTAAATTATCTGATAGGTTTTCGGTTACTCCTGGATTTAGATTTGAATATATTAAGACAGAAAGTGAAGGGACTTTTAATGATGTAGTATTTGATAATGCAGGCAATCCTATAGCAAATAGTATAGAGACAGATAATAGGGAATTAGATCGATCTTTTTTCCTTTTCGGAATTGGATCGAGTTATAAAATTAGCAACTCTTTAGAAGCGTACGCTAATGTTTCACAGAATTATAGATCTATCACTTTTAGTGATATTAGAGTTGTGAGTCCAACGTTTAGAGTTGATCCAGATATAGCAGACGAAGAGGGGTTTACTGCGGATATCGGAATACGTGGTAGGTTAAACAATATGTTATCTTATGATATCAGTGTTTTTGGATTAGTGTATGATGATAGAATTGGTATTGTATTTAATGATAGGGCTGAACGAGTAAGAGGAAACATAGGAGATGCATTTATATATGGAGTGGAGAGTTTTGTGGATTGGAATGTTTTGAATACTTTCTCAGGAGATAATGAAAACTATAGATTAAACTTGTTTGCTAATACTTCCTTTACTACTTCAGAGTATACGTCGTCTGATCTTTCTGGAATTGAAGGGAACAAAGTGGAGTTTATACCAGAAGTTAACTTGAAAGCTGGTCTGAAATTTGGTTATAAGAACTTCCTGGCAAACGTACAGTATACATATCTTGCTGAGCAATTTACGGATGTTTCTAATGCTGCTGTGGCATTAGATGGGGATAATAGAAATGGTATTATAGGAGAAATACCGTCCTATTCAATTTTAGATCTATCGCTATCGTATACCTATAAAAAGTTTAAATTAGAAACTGGAATAAATAATCTTTTGGATGAAAGTTATTTTACACAAAGAGCAACAGGATATCCGGGACCAGGAATTATTCCTTCGGATCCTTTAACATGGTATGCTACTTTGCAATTTAAATGGTAG
- a CDS encoding HTTM domain-containing protein has product MNHHLKEYFKKNTEAAPLAVFRIFFGLMMLISIIRFWSYGWIDKLYIKPTFFFSYYGFDFIKPIGVYTYLIFALCGISSVFVAIGFKYRIAIITFFLSFTYIELMDKTTYLNHYYFISILSFLFIFLPANAYYSLDAKIKRMSFQKVPSWTIDAVKLLLGIVYFYAGLAKLNSDWLLKAMPLKIWLPSKYDIPLIGDLMQQEWVHYTFSYTGAIYDLTIPFLLLCKRTRVFGFAMVVLFHVLTRVLFPIGMFPYIMIVGALIFFDSSVHHKILQLISKICNINKASFDTNRVLVFLQSRAKIMASVLGLFFVIQVFLPFRYMLYPGELFWTEEGYRFSWRVMLMEKAGYANFKIVDAETGKRFYVDNDDFLTPFQQKQMATQPDFILEYAHYLKSHFENQGHKNIQVFVESHVALNGRLSSKYIDPNVDLGKQKESFKHKTWIIPFKDEIKGL; this is encoded by the coding sequence ATGAATCATCATTTAAAGGAATATTTTAAAAAGAATACGGAGGCTGCACCACTTGCAGTCTTTCGTATTTTTTTTGGTTTAATGATGTTGATTAGTATTATTCGTTTTTGGAGTTATGGGTGGATAGATAAATTATATATTAAACCTACTTTTTTCTTTTCATATTATGGTTTTGATTTTATTAAACCTATTGGTGTTTATACCTATTTAATTTTTGCTTTATGTGGTATTTCTTCAGTATTTGTGGCTATTGGATTTAAATACAGAATAGCCATTATAACATTTTTTCTAAGCTTTACGTATATAGAATTAATGGATAAAACTACATATCTCAATCATTATTATTTTATTAGTATTCTGAGTTTTTTATTTATTTTTTTACCAGCTAATGCTTATTATTCATTAGATGCTAAGATAAAGAGAATGTCTTTTCAGAAAGTGCCAAGCTGGACAATTGATGCAGTTAAATTATTATTAGGAATTGTTTATTTCTATGCAGGTTTGGCAAAGTTAAATTCTGATTGGTTGCTAAAAGCGATGCCTTTAAAAATTTGGTTGCCTTCCAAATATGATATACCACTAATAGGAGATTTAATGCAACAAGAATGGGTGCATTATACTTTTAGTTATACAGGTGCTATTTATGACTTAACGATTCCGTTTTTATTGTTGTGTAAAAGAACTAGAGTTTTTGGTTTTGCAATGGTAGTTTTGTTCCATGTTTTAACAAGAGTACTTTTTCCGATAGGTATGTTTCCTTATATCATGATTGTTGGAGCTTTGATATTTTTTGATAGCAGTGTTCATCATAAAATACTACAATTAATTTCTAAAATATGTAACATAAATAAAGCAAGTTTTGATACAAATAGAGTATTGGTTTTTCTGCAAAGTAGAGCCAAAATTATGGCATCAGTATTGGGATTGTTTTTTGTAATTCAAGTATTTTTGCCGTTTCGATATATGTTATACCCTGGGGAGTTGTTTTGGACAGAAGAGGGCTACCGTTTTTCTTGGCGAGTAATGTTAATGGAAAAGGCTGGATACGCCAATTTTAAGATTGTAGATGCAGAAACCGGAAAGAGATTTTATGTGGATAATGATGATTTTCTAACTCCTTTTCAACAAAAACAAATGGCTACGCAGCCTGATTTTATATTGGAGTATGCACATTATCTTAAATCACATTTCGAAAATCAAGGGCATAAAAACATACAAGTATTTGTAGAAAGTCATGTAGCGCTTAATGGGAGATTAAGTAGCAAATATATAGATCCTAATGTGGATCTGGGAAAGCAAAAAGAGTCATTTAAACATAAAACGTGGATTATTCCATTTAAGGATGAGATTAAGGGATTGTAA
- a CDS encoding imelysin family protein encodes MRKFGFLTVIILVLVVAACSSNDDGGGTTDNFDRKAMLENIADNIVIPAYQNFSMDMAALKTATSDFVTTTDEANLVSLRQAWLTAFVSWQSVSMFEIGKAEDISFRNFMNVYPVNAANIETNISSGTYDLTSVSQQDEQGFGALDYLINGLSDSDATIVGFYTDATNGDAYGTYLTDLVTRMDDLTLGVLNDWTGGYRDSFVNNSGSSVTSSLDKLVNDFIFHYEKHLRAGKIGIPAGVFSGTTLDDKVEAFYKGDVSKILFNANLDALQDFFNGKHFSSNATGESLKTYLDFLNTIKDGEDLSTLINSQFNTARTTAGNLNDDFSVQVRTNNNLMLNTYDELQKNVVFLKVDMLQAISVNVDFVDADGD; translated from the coding sequence ATGAGGAAGTTTGGGTTTTTAACAGTAATTATTTTGGTTCTTGTTGTAGCTGCCTGTTCATCAAATGATGACGGTGGAGGGACAACTGATAATTTTGATAGAAAAGCGATGCTTGAAAATATTGCTGACAATATTGTTATTCCAGCATATCAAAATTTTTCAATGGATATGGCTGCTTTAAAAACGGCTACTTCTGATTTTGTTACTACTACTGATGAAGCGAATTTAGTTTCTTTAAGACAAGCTTGGTTAACAGCATTTGTGTCTTGGCAGTCTGTTAGTATGTTTGAAATAGGTAAAGCTGAGGATATATCTTTTAGAAATTTCATGAATGTTTATCCTGTTAATGCTGCCAATATAGAAACCAATATTTCTTCAGGGACTTATGATCTTACTTCAGTTTCTCAGCAAGATGAGCAAGGTTTTGGAGCATTAGACTATCTAATTAATGGTTTATCTGATTCTGATGCCACTATTGTTGGTTTTTATACAGATGCTACCAATGGTGATGCCTATGGAACTTATCTAACAGATCTTGTTACCAGAATGGACGATTTAACATTAGGGGTGTTGAATGATTGGACAGGAGGTTATAGAGATTCTTTTGTGAATAATAGTGGTTCTTCGGTAACGAGTTCATTAGATAAATTAGTAAATGATTTTATCTTTCATTACGAGAAACATTTACGAGCGGGTAAGATAGGTATTCCTGCAGGTGTGTTTTCCGGAACTACTTTAGATGATAAAGTAGAGGCGTTCTATAAAGGTGATGTGTCAAAAATACTGTTTAATGCTAATCTTGATGCTTTACAAGATTTCTTTAATGGGAAACATTTCAGCAGCAATGCTACTGGTGAAAGTTTAAAGACATATCTTGATTTTCTTAATACTATTAAGGATGGAGAAGATTTAAGTACCTTAATTAATAGTCAATTTAATACGGCAAGAACCACAGCAGGTAACTTAAACGATGATTTTTCTGTACAGGTTCGAACTAACAATAACTTAATGCTGAATACTTATGATGAACTTCAAAAAAATGTAGTTTTTCTGAAGGTAGACATGCTTCAGGCTATATCGGTGAATGTTGATTTTGTCGATGCAGATGGAGATTAA